One genomic window of Salvelinus alpinus chromosome 9, SLU_Salpinus.1, whole genome shotgun sequence includes the following:
- the lingo1a gene encoding leucine-rich repeat and immunoglobulin-like domain-containing nogo receptor-interacting protein 1 — MGAREASGHSYLVACWQPILILMLGTVLSGSTTGCPSRCECNAQERSVICHRKKLMSVPEGIPTETRLLDLSKNRIKTINMDEFAAYPNLEELELNENTISAIEPGAFNNLYGLRTLGLRSNKLKLIQLGVFTGLSNLTQLDISENKIVILLDYMFQDLYNLHSMEVGDNDLVFISHRAFHGLSSLEQLTLEKCNLTSVPTEAFTHLHSLIFLRLRHLNIYVIKDYSFKRLYRLKVLEIANWPYLDTMTSNCLYGLNLTSLTITNGNLTSIPYVALRHLVYLRFLNLSYNPIHTIEGNKLHDLLRLQEFHLVGGRLAMIEPYSFRGLNYLKIFNVSGNALSTLEESAFHSVGNLETLALYDNPLACDCRLLWVFRRRWRLNFNRQQPTCASPEFVQGKEFKDFPDVLQPNYFTCRKSRIRDRKAQQKFVDEGTTVHFVCQADGDPAPVIMWLSPQKQFITTKTIGRLTVFPDGTLEVRYAQIQDNGTYVCIASNAGGNDTSLAHLHVHSYSPDWPHQPNKTFAFISNQPNENGANGTRTNVPFPFDIKTLIIATTMGFISFLGVVLFCLVLLFLWSRGKGATKHNIEIEYVPRKSDAGMSSNNADAPRKFNMKMI, encoded by the coding sequence ATGGGGGCCAGGGAAGCGAGTGGGCACAGCTACCTGGTGGCTTGCTGGCAGCCCATTCTGATTCTGATGCTGGGCACCGTACTGTCCGGTTCCACCACAGGCTGCCCGTCCCGCTGCGAGTGCAATGCCCAGGAGCGCTCGGTCATATGCCACCGCAAGAAGCTTATGTCCGTCCCTGAGGGCATCCCCACAGAAACGCGGCTGCTGGACCTCAGCAAGAACCGCATCAAGACCATCAACATGGACGAGTTCGCAGCCTACCCCAACCTGGAGGAGCTGGAGCTCAACGAAAACACCATCTCGGCCATCGAGCCCGGCGCCTTCAACAACCTGTACGGCCTCCGGACATTGGGGCTGCGCAGCAACAAGCTCAAACTCATCCAGCTGGGTGTGTTCACGGGCCTCAGCAACCTCACCCAGTTGGACATCAGTGAGAACAAGATAGTCATCCTGCTGGACTATATGTTCCAAGACCTGTACAACCTGCACTCCATGGAGGTGGGCGACAATGACTTGGTGTTTATCTCCCACCGGGCCTTCCATGGTCTCAGCAGCCTGGAGCAGCTGACTTTGGAGAAGTGCAACCTGACCTCGGTGCCCACCGAGGCCTTCACCCACCTCCACAGTTTGATCTTTCTCAGGCTGCGCCACCTCAACATCTACGTTATTAAGGATTACTCCTTCAAAAGACTGTACCGGCTGAAAGTGCTGGAGATCGCCAACTGGCCCTACCTGGACACCATGACCTCCAATTGCCTCTATGGACTGAACCTCACCTCGCTGACCATCACCAATGGCAACCTGACCTCCATCCCATACGTGGCTCTCCGGCACTTGGTCTACCTACGGTTTCTGAATCTGTCCTATAACCCCATCCACACCATTGAGGGGAATAAGCTCCATGACCTTCTGAGGCTCCAGGAGTTTCACCTGGTTGGGGGCAGGCTGGCTATGATCGAGCCCTACTCGTTCCGAGGCCTAAACTATCTGAAGATCTTCAATGTGTCTGGCAATGCATTGAGCACCTTGGAGGAGTCTGCGTTCCACTCGGTAGGCAACCTGGAGACTCTGGCGCTTTACGATAACCCCTTGGCATGTGACTGCCGGCTGCTGTGGGTGTTCCGGAGACGCTGGAGGCTCAACTTCAACCGGCAGCAACCCACCTGCGCTTCACCTGAGTTCGTACAGGGAAAAGAGTTTAAAGATTTCCCGGACGTCCTGCAGCCCAACTACTTCACGTGTCGCAAGTCCAGGATCCGGGACCGCAAGGCGCAGCAGAAATTTGTGGACGAGGGAACTACTGTTCATTTTGTATGCCAGGCGGACGGTGATCCCGCCCCAGTCATCATGTGGCTCTCACCCCAGAAGCAGTTCATCACGACCAAAACCATCGGGCGGCTCACAGTATTCCCCGATGGCACCCTTGAGGTGCGCTACGCTCAGATTCAGGATAATGGCACGTATGTGTGTATAGCCAGCAACGCCGGTGGCAACGACACATCTCTCGCCCACCTGCATGTCCATAGCTACTCTCCAGACTGGCCTCACCAACCCAACAAGACCTTTGCATTCATCTCCAACCAGCCCAATGAGAATGGTGCCAATGGGACCCGAACCAACGTCCCTTTCCCCTTCGACATAAAGACCTTAATCATCGCCACCACCATGGGTTTCATATCTTTCCTTGGTGTCGTCCTGTTTTGTCTGGTGCTACTCTTTCTGTGGAGTAGAGGTAAAGGGGCCACAAAGCACAACATAGAGATTGAGTATGTGCCACGCAAGTCAGACGCTGGGATGAGCAGCAACAACGCAGACGCCCCTCGCAAGTTTAACATGAAAATGATTTAA